cgggagaagtcgaagtcgccagaaaccctccagaacgccgccacatcgcgaaactctgtctcgggagccagaagtctccgttctggcactccgccgggacggggaattggaggagatcatcgccgccatcaccaccgacgcctctccatcgaccagccatgtttcccccatccatgtgtgagtaattcccccgctgtaggctgaaggggatggtagggattggatgagattggtcatgtaatagtcataagattgttagggcatagtgcctagtatccgtagatgttacttttatgatattgttgcaacttgttatgcttaatgcttgtcactagggcccgagtgccatgatctcagatctgaacatgttattgattcatgaagatatttgttgtttatgatcttacctgcaagttgtatacacatgtcgctgtccggaaccaatggccccgaagtgacagaaatcgggacaaccggaggggatggtagtgatgtgaggatcacatgtgttcacggagtgttaatgctttgctccggtactctattaaaaggagtaccttaatatccagtagtttccctagaggcccggctgccaccggctggtaggacaaaagatgttgtgcaagtttctcattgcgagcacgtacgactataattggaacacatgcctatagattgattagtacttggataccgttttattattatctgcaaatacccctgcttgactgttacatgagtttctctcatccatgcaacgcccgttcatccgtccccgtgcctacagtattttaatcctgctgtttactaaaatcactactgctgtctttgttactctgctgctgttatttcactactcgccatcgctataaaactgttactactgataaactcttgcgagcaagtctgtttccaggtgcagctgaattgacaactccgctgttaaggctttcaagtattctttgtctccccttgtgtcgaatcaataaattgggttttacttcccgcgaagactgttgcgatcccctatacttgtgggtcatcatacatCTACACTACAAATGCAGTTAATCAATGCAATTAGCTCCTTGTAATCACTTCCCAACTACATTCTCCAATCCTCATTTCTTTCCTCCACCTCAGACACCAATCATCATTCCTCTCTTTCAATTAATAGACCGGAGATTCATAAAAGATGAGAGAgaactaagggtgtgtttggtagcccggccgAACACAGATATTCTCCTCTCATCCTAGCCCAACCAACAAAATGTTGTTTGTTAGACTGGGTCGGTTCACCTCAGCACTGCCGAACTCATACGAAAACAGCCTCTCAGCCAGGCCGGGTTgcgaagctcaaatcgagcttcacaaCTCGCCCAGGCTGAGCACATCCCGCAGAGCACTGTAGCATGCCCCGGCGGACCCCCAGACCATCACCcccacctctctctctccctcatttTCCCCCCAACCTCCTCTCCCGCCCCGGCCACCTTCCTCACGCGCCCAAGCCTTCTCCTCTCCTGTCGGCCTTCCAGGAGCAGAGAGccacgccgccgcctccctcccgTTCTCCTCTCCCGTCGGCCGAGCAGGAGCAAAACGAAGGGCCACCACGCCGCCGCCTCCACGCGCCGCCAACCGCCGGGAACCGCCGCCAGTACGCTACACCGGCTAGGACGCGACGCACCGGCCAGAACCCGCCGCCCGGACGCCTCCTTGACGCGCCTCCAGTGTGCCGCGAGCACACCGCCAGGACGCGCCGCCAGGTCACCGCAGATCGGCCAGGACACGCCGCCAGGTCGGCCGCATCGGGCCAGGACGCTCGGCCATTAGGTTGTCTTGAAGGAGaaaggacctgattgctttttatttttctgcTCAAGGACCGTTGTGTAATTTTTTTTGACCCAGCACGTCTCAACACATACAACCTACGCCAAACAACATCTGAACTCACCATCTCTCAACTGATACACACTACCAAACAAGCAACAAATCTCAGTTGGGCATGTATGAGGTCACCTTGTATGAGGGGAGATAGTTATTCTGAGGTGGCGcaagctaccaaacacaccctaagttgTCTCCTATTTCCTAGAAATACACTTATTCGCGGACGGAAGAAGTAATGAACGATACTAGCTACGATattcccattgtgggtagtctaaaGACTCTTTGTATTCAATAATTTTTTATGCTATCGTTTGCATCTCCAAGAAACTTTCAAGCTTTATCTTTCAGATGCGATTGATCTCCTTATCTCATGCGCACCTTATGTGTCCCATTTGGCCATTTGTGCAATTGCCTCTAGCCGAGGGGCAGAGACCTCATCATCTTCCTATGATAGTCGATGCACCCTAGTGCTTGCCATGCTTGCTTGGTCGATCGTGTGTATCTACTTGGTTTGCTCTATCGAAATTTGGACCCACATGGTGCGTCCAGGGCTAGGTCATAACCGACCAGTTCTTGCTTCTCCATCGTGTGCATGTTTGGCTGGACTGATATTTACCCAAGGGATGATGAAGTGGGAGATATaatgtttctctttttcttccgtTGGAGTGATCTGAATTCTCTACTTAATATTCACTATTTAccgccactagtggaaaacaggccttttgatccgggtggttagggccttttgtcgcgggcggccagccgcgacaagcaaggcgcgataaaagggtggccttttatcccgggtcacttacgacccgcgacataaggtccaccacgtggcagccgcggggcgcgcagggcacaggcccttttgtcgcgggcggtattaccacccgcgacaaaaggccctctacgtggcgcgcgcacaacgcttctgctttagggtttgaggggtgcagcacccctcccccccgccaccgaccgcctgttatttcatttttttcgtccgaaaataaaagttgcatatatttgtacgctactagaagttgtacacattcattcattatatatatatagatcgatcaaacaaagattggaagcagaagtcgattccccttacacatattcgtaggttccctacatatatacatggagctcacgatcgacaaacggtactaacgaccgtctatttggaggtagaacaactatctggactaaacaagcctttgttgtttattacttctctaaccaaaagtcccgccagttcctccgcgattcctagtgcgtgttcctttggttggagtctgtcccgcatgaagtcgacctatatacgaaaatgagatgagtatgactatatcagtcttgataacgaaatattgatgataataaataaagttgtgaatgttattgcttacgtcgaatttatttctgttctgcttctcagtggttaacatgcgaatggactcgcaaacgtagtatccacatagattcgtcccttgtggctgctgggggcacggtacaggattaaatgttagcttctttgcaaaggtaatctccttatgaacattcttcaaagcttgccaagccctgccatgcaaaagaatgattgaatgagtggataattaattgatatctcacgaaagataaagcgcggcgatgaaggaaattacacttggagcaacttctgcaagtcctggaacccgtccaggcctctactcagtgggtcttttacttcaactattcccttatcaggttgaatgtctagtagaatccagtggaagctgcacatgttatgcatatacgtcaggaattacacttaacatcgagtaagaaaaattgaatgtgcatatataaaagatcattaagactctcactcgtagttgtaaggaaacaatattgaatcacagaaatattgctgccccaaaaaccttagtaggtttccccccgtttcttcgcgtttatgcttcaccgtttcaacatgtattttatctgggtcaacaaacccaacattgataatattattacttttgcactcaCCGATCTTCATCTGcaaaagagaacccataagatataatgagtatatatatgcaatgaaaacgaacatgaactgaatgaaaatgaacttatatgtagttaacaacttacaagcaatagcaactcatgagagatttgtcgagggcttctagattgaataactgccgagttcattcatctcaatatggatctcctcctttcggtagtaatattcccatggtatactcgccacgatgtacattttttctccttgcatgcatcaaggtaccaccgatgcaaattccgcatatgtgttggtagtttatgcagctgctctctgctgaccaagtcggccccgtagacaaatttaggagctatatcagcggtgggtagtgcagcatctgctgcaagtagcaattcctccacggaaaCTTTACGGGCAGCCGCTAGGctagcagcttcttccatatcgaaaccaccatgttcctggtataccttgggaacattaaacactttgagtggtgggatcgattgtttgggctgagcaccgaggaggggaacttcctttctctttttgccttttgtcgtttgcttggccttgaggggtgcacttgttgaacttgaccttttctcatctgcacttctagccgatgatttgctcgtgccagcaatgtccttctccttagccttttcatccttcttttggtcaattaccttcgcaagagtgcgtgtatagtcatccttcttctcgtgtaactcatctttgcgatggtgtgttcgtaaaactagtagcatattctatttgcttctctgtgtatggctctcgcgcctggaggttttggcttatggaaatgatcatagttgtgtttcgcaacagcggccgcattttcctcgacaagaagatcccaaggacggggggaggaacctttggtacttttgggaggggcgacctcttggggacaggactcttgaaacgcttccggctggatgcattccgagtcttagtgggcggaggcggcggcgcctggagatggagatggactaccgatgtcgtggtcgacgtcgtacccacggggtgatggtggcgacatgtgatcggtaggaggaggtgatggtggctgcGATCAcccggaggaggtgatggtgacccgccgggacgaccggtactaggtgctacccagcctggcagcccgatgttcttcttttcccgagagaatgatttctcccagcacctcttccgagtgtaagccccccatcacctccagggatatggagctccaatgtctcccactgcgggacaaccgaatccaccccgacacgagcatagccagctggaatcggattgccatgccatgttgccggctcaccttcaggtccaaatgccggtaagacatagccgaccgccaccttaacgaaaCCTTcccgaacacctcatggagatcacaaggtgttgtctccttgattccatccaaggggtcgccagaccggcatctatcatcatccgtgtaggaggggcctccgagtcggccacgctgctgtctcgtcgccgagatatttcagcggtattatccggcgggcgctgtccttttagttcatttatctcccgccgTCGTCGCTGAAGCTCCCGccgctgctggtcaagtcggcgttggaactcggccatccggtcattctgcacctccactggcgttgtttagctctcgctcggcttctataagtctccgcgtcggccggaaacccaagcgaccacggaacactagggccgaagcctcttgttcgtcctcccttctcgggattaccgaggacaagcgtcgacaagtctttctctctatcgggagcaaactttagttttcccgcctttatatctgtcgtcacttcaatccatttttgcctgggtaccctaaccctggtgtcactttcaacaatgttccctgtcttcatgtcatactcacagccatgcgcgaggaaccaatttcgagcccttatgtcccatccttctcgcgtgggttctgagtgatcccgttcagctccatctcagcctcttgtgcatcccacttaggcatggatcTTCCGTAGCCcactcgccccgtatgatggtgatatttcttctcgcttgcattcttcttgtttttcgtgacaggttcacagcctcctctcgattctttgtacctcacaaattcttcccgcttatgctcctgcttcgctaggtagttctcgaatactggaggcttcttgtctttcttataatttttccataaccggttcttatacgcccgaaAAGTtcgcccatcttcttaagagcccatttcttcactagctctCGCTGCAGCATTCTCGGACTCCGATCCCAaccggcaaagtgaaatgtgccatgaggtctctgaaaagtgtgtccttgtacctatcggcaacctgattttcggacacattcttcgtcttgttccattctctcgacggtgatcgggacacgatctctaaccacaactccgcactgatttttgaacttcactccgacattctcgggtgccaccggttggccttccggtgatataacttcaattgtgaagtggtctttcttggtcaacttctttgccgggcctcgtttctctatcttatcttcggaggcctaagagaatacatatagaattgcattaatgcctctatactaatgcctcaatacatatgtacatatagaattccattaatacctcgtcaccggagccgtcgtcggcttctccgtcaccggagccgtcggcttctccgtcaccggagccgtcggcttctccatgaccggagccgtcgggttctccatgaccggagccgtcggcttctccatcaccggagccggctCGGTCGGCTTCGTACCATCGCGGATCATGTCCTCgaatatgtcttcctgttccaagtcccgttcgaattgatccattgtttcgcaaaagaattaaatcgataagtaaatgttcaaacacaaaccaaaccctaaccctaatcaaacacaaaccaaaccctaaccctaatcggcgacacgtgtttgcgagagggggagggtgtcggcgacgcgtgtttgcgagagggagagggtctcggcggcgcgtgtatgcgagagggagaggggtgtcggcgcgtgtttgcgagatggagagtgcgcgtgtttgcgagagggagaggggtgtcgcgcgtgtttgcgagcgggagagggcgcgtgtttgcgagaggggagggtgtcggcgacgggtttttgcgaggggagggagtcgacgtcgcttgtttgcgagaggggtctcggcgggtgtttgcgagaggggtgtgtttgcgaggggtgtgtcggcgggtgtttgcgagagggtgtGTCGGCGGCCGATCCGAATTTGAACTAACTAAtcaaatttaaactacaaatttgaactaactaattacatttaacaaaaataaactaactaattacaacaaaatacttacaaaatttaaactacaaatttgaactaactaattacaacaaaaataaactaactaattacaacaaaatacttacaaaaatgaactaactaattacatactaaaatgtctatatacaaaaatgaactaactaattacatactaattatctaactaataactaattactaaaatgtctatatacaaaaatgaactaactaattacatactaattatctaactaataactaattactaaaatgtctatatacaaaaataaactaactaataactaattacaaaaatgaactaactaattatacaaattatctaactaagaaaaaaaattaaaaaaaagagGGCCGTAGGCGCCGCGTCACAAGACATGGTCGGcggcttgtacctgcggaggggcgcggcgcgcggcggcgggcCGGCACGGGcattgtggcggcggcggcgcgcgcacggcggcaatcgacggcgcggcggcacgctGGCGGCGGCAATCGACGGCGGCAGAGGGCGCGGGCGGGCAGAGGGCACGCGCGGCGACGCGCGGCAGATCGACGGCGGCACGGCAATCGACGGCGGCAGAgggcgcggcggcgacggcgcggcaaTCGACGGCGGCAGAGGGcgcgggcggcgacggcgcgcAGATCGACGGCGGCACGGCAAAATCCGGCAGCTGGCGGCGTGAATTTCGCTAAGTGTTGGCCTCCGTGTGTCGCGGGTGGGGCTCCGCCCGCGGGGTTAGGTATTTATACctaaccccttttgtcgcgggtcgtggcaCGACCCGTGATAAAGGCCCCCTTTAtcacgggtcgtgccaccacccgcgacaaaaggggtccctatcgcgggccgtggctcgacccgcgacaaaaagggggtgggagggggaggcggccgatccgcgtgaagcgcatccaacggctccaggccgttggattcaaacggcctggagccgttggatgcgctcACGCGGATCAGCTCGCAACAGTTTTTgtgtttctgtttttttctgttttttgtttttctgttttttttaataaaaactattatttcaataacttttaaatggtaactcaaaaagaaaagttttatatatgaaaattgatcagaaaaatccaatgaacatgaatatgatatccatataactatttgcatctcgcatcatatccactcgtgtcgcgtccccgtgccacgtgtcgccacctcttccacgtgcctcgcccgccgacgccggcgtgcgacgtgtagccaccgctgccacgtgcctcaccccgccgacgccggcgtgcgacgtgtagccaccgctaacacgtgccatgccccgcgtgcgctatatagagcgacgagtgcgggcgcaaccacacgtcgccaccgcctccgctcattcatctccgggatgcctccatgtcgtcgaggcgtccggtttccgtggcgttcgagtgaatccgagcggtaggttcaccgccgagatacgcgccggtggcttccgccacaccctcggcacgtacaacacgccggatgaGGCGGCGCGcgctacgacgcggcggcgtggcgctttcggcggccagggcacgacatcaactttccggatgttgaatcgctagaggaggcggagttcctcgcgccaccgccgtgcctcgtcaccgacgaggaccgtcgccggcatcGCCAGTGCAGCgcagatcgccatcgccgagcgcgacgagcggTTGATGCGCCGGTGGAGGGCGCGGTccccgacgcgttctttgctaaccttagggcacaacgcaggtccaacagcgcaaccgtcgggccgtcgccgccttcgagctcgagaactcgaatacaacttggaccgaaacgaccctcggtgggatgacctttggacggagacaacctccgacgacgagtagagactagactagtaatttatctattttattgtaatttcaataaagtcgttgtcggttctattagtttaaatttagtttataaagtcgttgtcggttgtttttgttcaataaagtggttgacacgaaatttattacgattgaactgaaattaaagtacagagctcaactgaaaaataagatacatggctagattcgaatgttggagccattcaatcatagtcgtgcctagtcctatacacgtcgccactgtagtcatcaaagtcgccgacgtcatcgtcgctagcatcggggtcgcggttgtcgaacctcggcggatgaccacgcgtgggctgggattgagggtagcgcaggcgggggccacgataggccaggacgctccggagagtccggccgcgccaccacatccgacggccggcctcgttgaagttcgaaggaggcgggccgtcctcctcgtacactgcaaccgccctctcacgccgattgatgaagaagctgtcccaagtcgggctgtagtcgggatgccaccggggattcctccgctgctcgtgcgtgagctcgaaatagtagtggttcgtgatggccatctcgcgtggcacacctacagggataggagggaccggtgcgcctccgacgctcagcaaccagccggtcgggacgcggtagccgggcgggcagggtagttcgaggcgcaaagcgcctccgcctcccggggtgttagacatacgatggaagccatgggagagagtgatgaggtttgcagatatgagagtccaagcctacatatatatagtggaaaatggcgggaatgcgggaagaaaataggcgggaacgaagtggcgcgcgaaactttcatcccgggtggaggctcaaaccgcgacaaaagactggggaggcttatctaggagggccttttgtcacggttggtggctgcaaccgcgactaaagatgtcggcaggataataaggatgtgtcggtaaccttttgtcacggttggtggctgcaaccgcgactaaagctgtcggcaggataaggatgtgtcggtaaccttttgtcacggttggtggctgcaaccgcgactaaaggtgtcggcgaggataaggacgcgtgggtggacgcaccgctcgatgagataaagcatgtagcgcacgacggctgTCGAAgtaataagacaaagtagaagcggtgccgtgcctataaaaggagcatcgatacgccttgccaagcagatcaacaagccaagcacgcttaatcttcattattacataaatgtagagattgtcttgggaactatatatgaagaatacattattacatcgccatctagtgttgtgatcttctacgccgtagccatggagaatcttcatcatttagcaagatgcttgggtcaattttcaccgtgaagggcggaatttctttaaacttattataatcttcgacatgtctgtcttgtcatccactcccacgatgtttcttttcccgaaagaactatgtggcgctttggctcctcgattgatgtattcttttgttgatttctttttcttgatttgctagacatgtccttcacgtagaaaacttgagccacctcgctggctaggacaaaaggctcgtccagtacgcaagattgttgggatccaccgttatcataccgtacttatcgtcaatatgtatagcgctcgagcttcacccatttgcaccgaaacaaagggaccttaaaagtgggaccatagtcaagttcccatatctcctctatgtatccataatatgtggtggtctgcccattctcgtctgttgcatcgaagcggacaccgctgttttggttggtgctcttcttatcttggtcgatcgtgtaaaatgtattcccatttatctcgtacccttggaatgtacatatgtttgaagatggtaacctggccaacaagtacagctgctccaccgcagatgggtcattaatgagatgtctttgcaaccaactcgccgaaggtattcatgtgttgacgtgtaatcaaggactcgggctggcccgggtttatttctcgtaaaacattcttatgtttctcgatgtacggagccaccaagctggaattgtatagaaccgtgtagtgcgcttgattgaaagaaatcttgtccctccacaccgttgctttccttcctagtgtgccttttccagtcagcctcccctcataccgagattcagaacaccaatcggcttaaggtcgtgaagaaagtcaacacaaaactcaatgacctcctcggttccgtagccctttgagatacttccttccggcctagctcggttatgaacatatttctttaagactcccatgaacctctcgaaggggaacatattgtgtagaaatacagaccgagaattctaatctcttcaactaggtgaacgaggaggtgcgtcataatattgaagaaggatggtgggaacaacaactcgaagtgacaagacattggaccacatcttcccgtaatcccgacaaagtttcggatccattaccttcgagaaattgcgttcagaatgcacatatcttcacaatggctagtcgaacattttctggtagaagtcccctcaatgcaatcggaagcaattgtgtcataagcacgtgacagtcatgggacttcgtgttctggaattttttctccttcatatttactatcccctttatattcgacgagaaaccagacggaaccttgataccgaatagggcttcaaaaaagatctccttctcttgtttggtaagagcataggtagcgaggccctacaaactgccctggatgattgccgtttcgtcctttatgaagttcctggtcctcccgtgcttcgttgtatcttttgtctttccatacacgcccgtaaaacctagaatattcacacaaagattcttggtcaggtgcatcacgtcgattgcggaGCGGACTTccgaggactttccaatattctagctcccggaaaatagatttcttcttccacatgggcgcgtgtccgtcatcgtctttcggaacaggtcgaccgctcggaccctttccaaagataacatttaaatccttgaccatgtcaaatatatcagcaccactacggggacgaggcttcggacggcggtctgcctcgccatcgaaatgcttgccttttttccttaagggatgcttgcgcggaaggaaacgacgattgaacgggtacacaacttttcgctttttcccaaatatttactttcagtctcatctaaacagtgtgtgcatgcattgtatcctttgttcgtctgtcccgaAATGTTaccgagagcaggccaatcattgatggttacgaatagcaacgctcgtaggtcaaattcttgctccgtgtgctcatcccacacacgtacacctggtttggcccacaactccaaaagttcatcgactaatggccttaggtacacatcaatgtcgttgccggttgctttgggccttggataagcacggcatcataatgaacttccgcttcatgcacaaccaaggaggaaggttgtagatacatagagtcacgggccaggtgctgtggatcgcagctctgctccccaaaaggattcatgccatctcgtacttagaccaaagtataagttccttgcctcacccgcaaaatccggaaactctctcccgatgtttctcc
This region of Lolium perenne isolate Kyuss_39 chromosome 2, Kyuss_2.0, whole genome shotgun sequence genomic DNA includes:
- the LOC139835719 gene encoding uncharacterized protein, which produces MADLKDVSIDLRSSMETGFAAPSMKIGECKSNNIINVGFVDPDKIHVETVKHKREETGGNLLRFLGQQYFCDSILFPYNYDFHWILLDIQPDKGIVEVKDPLSRGLDGFQDLQKLLQVAWQALKNVHKEITFAKKLTFNPVPCPQQPQGTNLCGYYVCESIRMLTTEKQNRNKFDVDFMRDRLQPKEHALGIAEELAGLLVREVINNKGLFSPDSCSTSK